GATCAACGCAGCAGCTGGTGCATCCACATAAAACTATAACTATATCATAAATTTTATCTAGAGCTGCTGTTTCAAAGTTATGCTTAAATTGTTGTTGTAAATTATATAGAAATTGTTTTCTATCATATTTAGGATTACATCCTCCGCAATATTTAATTCCTACATCCAAAATATACTCACCTTACCTATGATGCTTACTTAATATTTTTCTTGCCATATTCAAAGTATCTTCATCTATATAGTCTATAACCTCTACTGATTTTATTTCAGGAATTTCATTTTTTATGGAACCTTCCACTATATCCTGTACTGTATACTTAGCTGAAATACAGCCACTGCATTGACCTAAAAGCTTTACTTTAACTACTCCATCTTTTACTTCAACAACTTCAATGTCTCCATTATGGCTGTTCAAATAGGGTCTTACTTTTTCATCAATTACTTTTAATATTTTTTCCTTCATAAAATACAGCACCTCATCTCTAGGAAAAGGTGAGAAAACACCTTTTCCTTAATCTTCTATTCTAGCTATCTTCTTTGCAAGTTTCTTCTTATGTGCTAGGTTTCCCTGTCTTGATATCATTATTCTCTGTGCTTGAGGTGAACCTGCTCCATGCATGGATTCAGTTCTATATCCTACTGCAGCTGTTCCAAGACATATATTTTCTAATAATCTTAATATCTTCATTCTGTCTTCAACAGGTACGGATGCAACTCCCACCAAGTACTTCTCTACATATTTTCCAACCTCTGGACTCTTATAATCCTTTTCAGAAGGCATAGTAACC
This genomic interval from Clostridium kluyveri contains the following:
- a CDS encoding NifU family protein produces the protein MKEKILKVIDEKVRPYLNSHNGDIEVVEVKDGVVKVKLLGQCSGCISAKYTVQDIVEGSIKNEIPEIKSVEVIDYIDEDTLNMARKILSKHHR